One genomic segment of Paenibacillus xylanexedens includes these proteins:
- a CDS encoding methyltransferase domain-containing protein, with protein MMNIKEAASRLGISARAIRFYEEKGLILPAKQSSNGYRTYTENDIWRLQTIAALREIGMSLQDITHAIGEIDQGNQQRLEEYLELQQAVMYAQWIELKRMMDTTQRMIDLNRQDGPLDVSHLHDLADSARRLREARQNWHDRWNYDTQAAIHDQRVQAESRLITEHPNSENNHHSDNTSPISDENEVAHPYQDTDHSTPSDSNDTVQSSFYLYHNYDEALEQTAHWISPSLGEKGLDIGTGTGNLAGKLLQHGADMTAIDQSREMLRRCRTKYPEMHVNLGNFLALPFVDHSFDFVVSSFAFHHLSPDQQLLALQEMQRVLTSRGRIGLTDLMFVDATHRDSYIRQAETTGHEEQLRALCERHFPLLSELCSWLEQQGYVTKHVRHNELLHTLLAVPLR; from the coding sequence ATGATGAATATCAAAGAGGCAGCAAGCAGGCTTGGTATATCGGCGAGAGCCATTCGTTTTTATGAAGAAAAAGGATTAATTCTGCCCGCCAAACAGTCCAGTAATGGGTATCGTACCTATACGGAGAATGATATCTGGCGGCTTCAAACCATTGCTGCACTGCGTGAGATTGGCATGTCGCTACAAGATATTACACATGCGATAGGAGAGATTGATCAAGGGAATCAGCAGCGGCTGGAAGAATATCTGGAACTGCAACAGGCCGTCATGTATGCCCAGTGGATTGAGCTCAAACGTATGATGGATACAACCCAGCGCATGATTGACCTGAATCGTCAGGATGGTCCGTTGGATGTCAGCCATCTGCACGATCTCGCGGACAGTGCCCGTCGCCTGCGTGAAGCACGGCAGAACTGGCATGATCGGTGGAATTATGACACGCAGGCAGCCATCCACGATCAGCGAGTGCAGGCAGAAAGCAGACTCATTACTGAACACCCCAATTCAGAGAACAATCACCATTCAGACAACACCTCGCCTATAAGCGATGAGAATGAAGTTGCACATCCATACCAGGATACAGATCATTCCACGCCGAGCGATTCCAATGATACGGTACAGTCTTCCTTTTATCTGTATCACAACTATGACGAAGCGCTCGAACAGACAGCTCATTGGATCTCTCCCTCCCTTGGTGAGAAAGGACTCGATATTGGTACAGGCACAGGTAATCTGGCTGGGAAACTGCTACAGCACGGCGCAGACATGACTGCAATCGACCAATCCCGGGAGATGCTGCGCAGATGTCGTACCAAATATCCTGAGATGCATGTGAACCTTGGTAATTTTCTGGCGCTGCCTTTTGTTGATCATTCCTTCGACTTTGTTGTATCCAGCTTTGCTTTCCATCATCTAAGTCCAGATCAGCAACTATTGGCTTTACAGGAGATGCAGCGGGTATTAACCTCGCGTGGACGTATCGGTCTAACGGATCTGATGTTTGTTGATGCGACTCACCGTGATTCCTATATTCGACAGGCAGAAACCACAGGACACGAGGAACAGCTGCGCGCCCTGTGCGAGCGTCACTTCCCTCTGCTGAGTGAGCTATGCAGCTGGCTGGAGCAACAGGGCTACGTAACCAAGCATGTGCGGCATAATGAGCTGTTGCATACGTTGTTGGCAGTTCCACTGCGCTAG